One part of the Solanum dulcamara chromosome 3, daSolDulc1.2, whole genome shotgun sequence genome encodes these proteins:
- the LOC129881773 gene encoding secreted RxLR effector protein 161-like yields the protein MNSCKLMDTPVARGETLSLEMCPKTKKEKKNMSRVSYSSAIGSLMYIMCTCPDISYAVSLVSRYQSNPGRDHWKAVEKIFRYLKGTVDYSLCYSGSDLFLRGYADVVWAGDRNDRKSTSDYAFLLNSGAISWKSKKQTCTTLSIMESEFVACASAVQEAVWLKRLFEHLNIAKNSKGPLILNCDGHVAISYTNDPKYHSKTKRIDIKYNFVRDIVVSGEINLQYIPTREMIADPFTKAISRDLFEKHVEALGLRRI from the coding sequence ATGAATAGTTGCAAGCTTATGGATACTCCTGTAGCAAGAGGTGAAACTTTAAGCCTAGAAATGTGTCCAAagactaaaaaagaaaagaaaaacatgtCTCGAGTTTCATATTCAAGTGCTATCGGGAGTTTGATGTATATAATGTGTACTTGCCCAGATATTTCTTATGCCGTGAGTCTGGTTAGCAGGTATCAGTCTAATCCTGGAAGAGACCATTGGAAAGCAGTGGAGAAAATATTCCGATATCTGAAGGGAACTGTAGATTATTCACTGTGCTATAGTGGATCTGATTTATTCCTGAGAGGTTACGCAGATGTTGTTTGGGCTGGAGATCGGAATGATAGAAAATCAACCTCTGATTATGCTTTCTTACTTAATAGTGGTGCTATTTCATGGAAAAGTAAGAAACAAACTTGCACAACTCTTTCAATCATGGAATCTGAATTCGTAGCTTGTGCATCTGCAGTACAAGAAGCTGTTTGGTTAAAGAGACTATTTGAGCATTTAAATATTGCAAAGAATTCTAAGGGTCCCTTGATTTTAAATTGCGATGGTCATGTGGCTATCTCATATACAAATGATCCTAAATATCACAGCAAAACCAAACGCATTGACATCAAGTATAACTTTGTGAGAGATATAGTAGTAAGTGGAGAAATAAATTTACAATATATTCCTACTCGTGAAATGATAGCTGATCCTTTTACAAAAGCGATATCCAGAGACTTGTTTGAGAAACATGTTGAGGCTTTAGGTTTGCGtagaatataa
- the LOC129882895 gene encoding zerumbone synthase-like isoform X2 — translation MCPLKFPPTKSFSVGGIPPTNSSKSSQKKLEGKVALITGAASGIGKETAAKFINNGAKVIIADVQKQLGQETASELGPNASFMVCDVTKESDVSNAVDFTVSSHGQLDIMYNNAGIACRTPRNIADLDLDTFDRVMAINVRGVIAGIKHAARVMIPRKTGSILCTASVTGVIGGLAQPTYSTTKSCVIGIMRSVTAELCQHGIRINCVSPFAIPTSFYMDEMKMYYPEVESEVLVNMLHRTSELKGAYCEPIDVANAALFLASDDAKYVSGHNLVIDGGFTSYKSLNFPMSDLE, via the exons atgtgcccattgaaattccctcccacgaaaagcttctcagtaggtggtatacctcccactaactcgtccaaatcctcccaaaa GAAACTAGAAGGCAAAGTGGCGCTGATCACAGGAGCAGCAAGTGGAATCGGAAAAGAAACTGCCGCGAAATTCATTAACAACGGTGCCAAAGTCATAATAGCAGATGTACAAAAGCAGCTCGGCCAAGAGACGGCTTCCGAGCTCGGACCTAACGCCTCCTTTATGGTCTGCGATGTCACAAAAGAATCCGACGTCTCCAATGCGGTGGATTTCACCGTGTCCAGCCACGGACAACTCGACATTATGTACAACAATGCAG GTATTGCTTGTCGTACCCCACGGAACATAGCCGATCTTGACCTCGATACATTCGACCGGGTCATGGCTATCAACGTCCGAGGGGTGATAGCAGGAATTAAGCACGCGGCTCGGGTGATGATCCCACGGAAAACTGGTTCCATATTGTGCACAGCTAGCGTCACGGGGGTGATAGGAGGTCTAGCTCAGCCCACATATTCGACAACCAAATCCTGCGTGATCGGAATCATGAGATCCGTAACAGCAGAACTATGCCAGCACGGAATCAGAATCAATTGCGTATCGCCCTTTGCAATTCCAACCTCGTTCTATATGGATGAGATGAAAATGTACTACCCGGAAGTGGAATCTGAAGTTCTTGTTAATATGTTACATCGCACGAGTGAGTTGAAAGGAGCCTACTGTGAGCCAATTGATGTGGCTAATGCTGCTCTGTTTTTGGCTAGTGATGATGCCAAGTATGTTAGTGGCCACAATTTAGTGATAGATGGAGGTTTCACATCCTATAAAAGTTTAAACTTCCCCATGTCTGATCTAGAATAG
- the LOC129882895 gene encoding zerumbone synthase-like isoform X1 — MLRLSSRKLEGKVALITGAASGIGKETAAKFINNGAKVIIADVQKQLGQETASELGPNASFMVCDVTKESDVSNAVDFTVSSHGQLDIMYNNAGIACRTPRNIADLDLDTFDRVMAINVRGVIAGIKHAARVMIPRKTGSILCTASVTGVIGGLAQPTYSTTKSCVIGIMRSVTAELCQHGIRINCVSPFAIPTSFYMDEMKMYYPEVESEVLVNMLHRTSELKGAYCEPIDVANAALFLASDDAKYVSGHNLVIDGGFTSYKSLNFPMSDLE, encoded by the exons ATGCTGAGATTATCTTCAAG GAAACTAGAAGGCAAAGTGGCGCTGATCACAGGAGCAGCAAGTGGAATCGGAAAAGAAACTGCCGCGAAATTCATTAACAACGGTGCCAAAGTCATAATAGCAGATGTACAAAAGCAGCTCGGCCAAGAGACGGCTTCCGAGCTCGGACCTAACGCCTCCTTTATGGTCTGCGATGTCACAAAAGAATCCGACGTCTCCAATGCGGTGGATTTCACCGTGTCCAGCCACGGACAACTCGACATTATGTACAACAATGCAG GTATTGCTTGTCGTACCCCACGGAACATAGCCGATCTTGACCTCGATACATTCGACCGGGTCATGGCTATCAACGTCCGAGGGGTGATAGCAGGAATTAAGCACGCGGCTCGGGTGATGATCCCACGGAAAACTGGTTCCATATTGTGCACAGCTAGCGTCACGGGGGTGATAGGAGGTCTAGCTCAGCCCACATATTCGACAACCAAATCCTGCGTGATCGGAATCATGAGATCCGTAACAGCAGAACTATGCCAGCACGGAATCAGAATCAATTGCGTATCGCCCTTTGCAATTCCAACCTCGTTCTATATGGATGAGATGAAAATGTACTACCCGGAAGTGGAATCTGAAGTTCTTGTTAATATGTTACATCGCACGAGTGAGTTGAAAGGAGCCTACTGTGAGCCAATTGATGTGGCTAATGCTGCTCTGTTTTTGGCTAGTGATGATGCCAAGTATGTTAGTGGCCACAATTTAGTGATAGATGGAGGTTTCACATCCTATAAAAGTTTAAACTTCCCCATGTCTGATCTAGAATAG